Proteins co-encoded in one Pseudomonas fluorescens genomic window:
- the rarD gene encoding EamA family transporter RarD, with protein sequence MSKGIALSVTASTLFAVMYYYTSLLTPLSGVEIFGWRMLLTVPCMTVFMMLSGEWRRALELLRRIPALPKLIGGLILSSALLGMQLWLFMWAPLNGYSLDVSLGYFLLPLAMVLTGRIAYGENLSYLQKVAVFFASLGVLNELYQVGGFSWATLVVVVGYPLYFVLRKYLKTDNLGGLWVDMTLMLPVAYWFVRGGEQGFGVFDQYPALTWLIPLLGLISASALVVYIIASRLLPFSLFGLLSYVEPVLLLGVALLLGESIKPGEWLTYIPIWLAVVVLVFEGFKHLMRQRRP encoded by the coding sequence TTGTCTAAAGGTATCGCTCTTTCGGTAACAGCCTCGACGCTGTTTGCCGTCATGTATTACTACACCTCGTTGCTCACTCCGTTGAGCGGCGTGGAAATTTTCGGTTGGCGGATGCTGCTGACCGTGCCCTGCATGACCGTGTTCATGATGTTGTCCGGCGAATGGCGGCGGGCGCTGGAGCTGCTGCGCCGGATCCCTGCGCTGCCGAAGCTGATCGGTGGCCTGATCCTGTCGTCTGCATTGCTGGGCATGCAGTTGTGGCTGTTCATGTGGGCGCCGCTCAACGGCTACAGCCTCGATGTATCGCTGGGTTATTTCCTGTTGCCGTTGGCCATGGTGCTGACCGGACGCATCGCTTATGGCGAAAACCTGTCATACCTGCAAAAAGTCGCGGTGTTTTTTGCCAGCCTCGGCGTGTTGAACGAGCTGTATCAGGTCGGCGGGTTTTCCTGGGCGACGCTGGTCGTAGTTGTCGGTTACCCGTTGTATTTCGTGCTGCGCAAATACCTCAAGACCGACAACCTCGGCGGTTTGTGGGTCGACATGACGCTGATGTTGCCGGTGGCGTACTGGTTTGTGCGCGGCGGCGAACAGGGTTTCGGCGTGTTCGATCAGTACCCGGCGCTGACGTGGCTGATTCCACTGCTCGGTCTGATCAGTGCGTCGGCGCTGGTGGTGTACATCATCGCCAGCCGCTTGCTGCCGTTCAGCCTGTTTGGTTTGTTGAGTTACGTTGAGCCGGTGTTGCTGCTCGGTGTGGCGCTGTTGCTGGGCGAGAGCATCAAGCCCGGTGAATGGCTGACTTACATCCCGATCTGGCTCGCGGTGGTAGTACTGGTGTTTGAAGGGTTCAAGCATCTGATGCGCCAGCGCAGGCCTTAA
- the hppD gene encoding 4-hydroxyphenylpyruvate dioxygenase gives MADLYENPMGLMGFEFIEFASPTPGTLEPIFEIMGFTKVATHRSKNVHLYRQGAINLILNNEPHSVASYFAAEHGPSVCGMAFRVKDSQKAYNRALELGAQPIHIETGPMELNLPAIKGIGGAPLYLIDRFGEGSSIYDIDFVFLEGVDRNPVGAGLKIIDHLTHNVYRGRMAYWANFYEKLFNFREIRYFDIKGEYTGLTSKAMTAPDGMIRIPLNEESSKGAGQIEEFLMQFNGEGIQHVAFLTDDLVKTWDQLKKIGMRFMTAPPDTYYEMLEGRLPNHGEPVDQLQSRGILLDGASDKEDKRLLLQIFSETLMGPVFFEFIQRKGDDGFGEGNFKALFESIERDQVRRGVLATE, from the coding sequence ATGGCAGATTTATACGAAAACCCAATGGGCCTGATGGGCTTCGAGTTCATCGAGTTCGCATCGCCGACGCCTGGCACCCTGGAGCCGATCTTCGAGATCATGGGCTTCACCAAGGTCGCGACCCACCGTTCCAAGAACGTGCACCTGTATCGCCAGGGCGCGATCAACCTGATCCTCAACAACGAACCCCACAGCGTTGCTTCGTACTTCGCGGCCGAACACGGCCCGTCCGTTTGCGGCATGGCGTTCCGGGTCAAGGATTCGCAAAAGGCCTACAACCGCGCACTGGAACTCGGCGCCCAGCCGATCCACATCGAAACCGGTCCGATGGAACTGAACCTGCCGGCGATCAAGGGCATTGGCGGCGCGCCGCTGTACCTGATCGACCGTTTCGGCGAAGGCAGCTCGATCTATGACATCGACTTCGTGTTCCTCGAAGGCGTTGACCGCAACCCGGTCGGTGCCGGCCTGAAAATCATCGACCACCTGACCCACAACGTGTATCGCGGCCGCATGGCCTACTGGGCCAACTTCTACGAGAAGCTGTTCAACTTCCGCGAGATCCGTTACTTCGACATCAAGGGCGAATACACCGGCCTGACCTCGAAAGCGATGACCGCTCCGGACGGCATGATCCGCATCCCGCTCAACGAAGAATCGTCGAAGGGTGCCGGGCAGATCGAAGAATTCCTCATGCAGTTCAACGGCGAGGGCATTCAGCATGTGGCGTTCCTCACTGACGACCTGGTCAAGACCTGGGATCAGCTGAAGAAAATCGGCATGCGCTTCATGACCGCGCCGCCGGACACCTACTACGAAATGCTCGAAGGCCGTCTGCCGAACCACGGCGAACCGGTCGATCAGTTGCAATCGCGCGGCATCCTGCTCGATGGTGCGTCGGATAAAGAAGACAAGCGTCTGCTGCTGCAGATCTTCTCGGAAACCCTGATGGGCCCGGTGTTCTTCGAATTCATCCAGCGAAAGGGCGATGATGGTTTCGGCGAAGGCAACTTCAAGGCACTGTTCGAATCGATCGAGCGTGACCAGGTGCGTCGTGGCGTACTCGCTACCGAGTAA
- a CDS encoding DMT family transporter, with protein sequence MSSHESIRPETSDIPVYLNLAMVTMIWGGTWVAGRMLAGSLSPILAASLRFLLASVALLGFLWLARIPFARPTGRQWLQLVSLGFFGIFFYNLCFFYGLQYINASRASLIVALNPAVIGLASWLLFKEQMSRSKIIGILVCIGGAGVVIVSRDPQWLTTPPDAWLGDLLIFGCVIGWGVYSLFSRSLNHSIGPLQTVTFSIVLGTLMLWVLAAIHGEVSVQPVANLGTTQWLSLIYLGVLGSAVAYIGYYDGIRKLGATRSGVFIALNPLTAVLAGAILLGEPVTIPMGLGGALILTGIYLCNKPLAPGRKKRIL encoded by the coding sequence ATGAGTAGTCATGAATCAATCCGTCCAGAGACCTCGGACATTCCCGTCTATCTGAATCTGGCCATGGTCACCATGATCTGGGGCGGGACCTGGGTCGCCGGGCGCATGCTGGCCGGCAGCCTGAGCCCGATCCTTGCGGCCAGCCTTCGATTCCTGCTGGCCAGCGTCGCGTTGCTCGGATTTCTGTGGCTGGCGCGAATTCCTTTTGCGCGACCCACCGGCCGGCAATGGCTGCAACTGGTGTCGCTGGGTTTCTTCGGGATCTTCTTCTACAACCTGTGCTTCTTTTACGGCTTGCAATACATCAATGCGTCGCGGGCATCGCTCATCGTCGCGTTGAATCCGGCGGTAATCGGTCTGGCGTCATGGCTCTTGTTCAAGGAGCAAATGAGTCGATCCAAAATCATCGGCATTCTGGTGTGTATCGGCGGCGCCGGTGTGGTGATCGTCAGCCGTGATCCACAATGGCTGACCACGCCGCCAGACGCCTGGCTGGGTGACCTGCTGATTTTCGGCTGCGTAATCGGCTGGGGCGTTTATTCGCTTTTTTCCCGCAGCCTTAATCACAGCATCGGCCCGTTGCAGACCGTTACGTTTTCGATCGTACTCGGTACGCTGATGCTTTGGGTGCTGGCTGCCATTCACGGTGAGGTGAGCGTGCAACCGGTGGCCAATCTGGGCACGACGCAATGGCTGAGCCTGATCTACCTGGGCGTACTCGGCTCGGCGGTGGCCTACATCGGTTACTACGACGGTATCCGCAAATTGGGTGCAACTCGCTCTGGCGTGTTCATCGCGCTCAACCCGCTGACTGCCGTGCTGGCTGGTGCCATCCTGCTGGGTGAACCAGTGACGATCCCCATGGGGCTGGGCGGCGCACTGATCCTGACGGGCATTTACCTGTGCAACAAACCCCTTGCACCGGGCCGAAAAAAGCGGATTTTATAG
- a CDS encoding LysR family transcriptional regulator yields the protein MTLTQLEIFSLVAELRGFTLAAHRLGISQSAVSHALKSLEQELGVDLFRRHQSQVELSDIGEQLLLRARAMLGLANTLRQEAADARGLKSGTLRIGSFGPTSSIRLLPRILRHFRQVHPGIEVHIDEGPDRQVLQWLDARRIDIGFVVLPEERFDTFALMEDRMVALLPLDHPLATQAALSLNDLCSDPFVLTEAGSSELVSRLFNAARLSPNIRYRCSQLLSTLDTVSRGDAITIVAEGSLPDEPDPRYVKKPLSPAVQRHIGLAVLDKRQASPATLAFIKLATTLDYR from the coding sequence ATGACCTTGACCCAGCTCGAAATCTTTTCGCTGGTGGCCGAACTGCGCGGCTTCACCCTCGCGGCCCATCGCCTGGGGATCTCGCAATCGGCGGTGTCCCACGCCTTGAAGTCGCTGGAGCAGGAACTGGGTGTCGATTTATTTCGCCGGCATCAATCGCAAGTGGAACTCAGCGACATTGGCGAGCAGTTGCTGTTGCGCGCGCGGGCCATGCTCGGGCTGGCCAACACGTTGCGCCAGGAAGCCGCCGATGCGCGCGGGCTGAAAAGCGGCACCTTGCGCATCGGCTCGTTCGGCCCGACCTCATCGATCAGGTTGCTGCCGCGAATCCTCCGGCATTTCCGCCAGGTGCACCCGGGCATCGAGGTTCACATCGACGAAGGGCCGGACCGCCAGGTGCTCCAGTGGCTTGATGCGCGACGGATCGATATCGGTTTCGTGGTGTTGCCCGAAGAACGCTTCGATACGTTCGCCCTGATGGAAGATCGGATGGTCGCCCTGCTCCCGCTCGACCATCCTCTGGCCACGCAGGCGGCACTGAGCCTGAACGATCTGTGCAGCGACCCGTTCGTACTCACCGAAGCCGGCTCTTCGGAACTGGTATCGCGACTGTTCAACGCGGCAAGGCTGAGCCCGAATATCCGCTACCGCTGCTCGCAACTGCTGAGCACCCTCGATACCGTGAGCCGGGGCGACGCCATCACGATCGTTGCCGAAGGTTCCCTCCCGGACGAGCCGGATCCGCGCTATGTGAAGAAGCCATTGTCACCGGCCGTGCAACGACACATCGGTCTGGCCGTACTCGATAAACGCCAGGCTTCACCCGCGACCCTGGCATTCATCAAATTGGCAACAACGCTGGATTACCGCTGA
- a CDS encoding histone-like nucleoid-structuring protein, MvaT/MvaU family translates to MSRLAEFRAAEKALQEQLKQLESLKNDAGLKKEIEFEEKLQGLMKTYGKGLKDIIAILDPNPAKSGLQQASAPKTRRARVVKVYQNPHTGELIETKGGNHRGLKAWKEQYGAATVDSWLRG, encoded by the coding sequence TTGTCCAGACTCGCTGAATTTCGTGCAGCTGAAAAGGCCCTTCAGGAACAGCTCAAGCAGCTGGAATCGCTGAAGAACGATGCCGGGCTCAAGAAAGAAATCGAATTCGAAGAAAAGCTCCAGGGGCTGATGAAAACCTACGGCAAAGGCCTGAAAGACATCATCGCCATCCTCGATCCGAATCCGGCAAAATCCGGCCTGCAACAGGCCTCGGCACCTAAAACCCGCCGCGCTCGCGTGGTCAAGGTCTATCAGAACCCGCACACCGGCGAGCTGATCGAGACCAAGGGTGGCAACCATCGCGGCCTGAAGGCCTGGAAGGAACAATACGGTGCAGCCACCGTTGATTCCTGGTTGCGCGGTTAA